Proteins encoded within one genomic window of Acidithiobacillus sp. AMEEHan:
- the nadC gene encoding carboxylating nicotinate-nucleotide diphosphorylase gives MLPADITESVRHALAEDLGSGDLSAALIAPRQELQARIISREAGVLCGQPYVEAVFAQLSADLQVDWQVTEGAEIAPEQVLCTLHGPARALLTGERSALNFLQLLSATATQTRAFVERLQGSSTRLLDTRKTLPGLRLAQKYAVRVGGGHNHRLGLFDGILIKENHLAAIGGIAPAVARARALAPVLTRVEVEVETLEQLDEAVAAGADMVLLDNFSLPALREAVARVARRIPLEASGNISLETVTAVAATGVDYLSVGSITRNVQSLDLSLRYL, from the coding sequence ATGCTTCCGGCTGACATCACGGAATCGGTACGACACGCCTTGGCGGAAGATCTAGGCAGCGGCGACTTGAGCGCGGCACTCATCGCACCACGGCAAGAATTACAGGCGCGGATCATCAGTCGGGAAGCAGGGGTGCTCTGCGGTCAACCCTATGTCGAAGCGGTCTTCGCCCAGCTCAGCGCTGATTTGCAGGTAGATTGGCAGGTTACCGAAGGCGCAGAAATCGCTCCAGAGCAAGTCCTTTGTACCCTGCATGGCCCCGCCAGGGCGCTCCTCACTGGGGAGCGCAGCGCACTGAATTTTCTGCAACTCCTGTCCGCCACCGCGACCCAGACCCGCGCCTTTGTCGAGCGTCTGCAGGGTAGCTCGACGCGCCTGCTGGATACCCGGAAAACGTTGCCCGGTCTGCGTTTGGCGCAAAAATATGCCGTGCGCGTTGGTGGCGGTCATAACCACCGCCTCGGACTCTTCGACGGCATCCTCATCAAGGAAAATCACCTGGCGGCCATTGGCGGGATCGCCCCGGCGGTTGCCCGTGCTCGCGCCCTGGCACCGGTGCTCACCCGCGTCGAGGTCGAGGTCGAGACCCTCGAGCAACTGGACGAGGCCGTCGCTGCGGGCGCCGACATGGTGCTCCTCGACAATTTCTCGCTGCCGGCCCTACGCGAAGCCGTGGCGCGGGTCGCCAGACGGATTCCCCTCGAAGCCTCGGGCAATATTTCGCTGGAGACTGTAACCGCCGTCGCCGCCACGGGCGTCGACTACCTGTCCGTAGGAAGTATCACGCGCAACGTGCAAAGCCTGGATCTATCGTTACGCTATCTTTAG